The Pyxicephalus adspersus chromosome 1, UCB_Pads_2.0, whole genome shotgun sequence sequence TTGTTAGGAAAGGAAATAAAGGGGACTTTTTACTAGGAGATTATGTaacctgccattgctgacctggttctaaaaaccACATCTTACCTGGTTTAGTGTTCCTATCCTCTGCATTTATTGCCTGCTGAGCCACTGACCTGGAAGGAACATATAGCTTTGGTGTTGAGATGATAACCCCAAACTTATCACATAGTTATCTGATACATGTTTCAGGCATGtgactgacaccaaaagatcagcctTATATctaggcaattagcattctttagaatgagctCATCAATGACAGTTTCTAAAATGTCtgaatgacaggtcctctttaggtcTGGCACTggattcatatatactgtgtgtatatatacgtgtgtacaatatctttgaacgatcgtgtcgttatctgtatgtacaggatcggtgctatacgattgtttgcagatatcgtgcaggatcgttcgtcgttcgtttacaaacgataaaaattggaagtgtgtacgcagcttaagtagttcaaacacataatgaaaaaatacagaaagtttatTACTATCCAAATTAGTAAATATGTAGAATGTGCTTGTAACTTCAGCTGCATACATTATTACAGCTCTGTTATCATTAATAAGTAAttattaaatgcaagcagtgtaagtacataCATTTGACCTAGCATCAGCCTCCTGTGGCCCCTATATAGCAGGATAGGGGTATGAGAAGTACAATGAGCCAGTTCATGTAGTGACAATGCTACGGTAATAGGAAGAGGGAGTGACAGAGAGATAAACTCATCAGTGAGCCGCTTCTCCTTTCCCAAACCAATCACAGACGAGGTGATTCTGAACAAGTGTTTATACAACAGACTGAAAATATCTAGCAGCAAAAAAATACTGTGGATAAAATCTCTGACCTAGTtatgaatattgcagaaaatggtttatttttaacaggccattcatttgtatatatatttttttggctgaagttctgctttacagCAAGTTAATCTTGTTTCAGATAACACCCTCAGGGTATTTCCTTACCAGCAGATCTTTCCGAGTTTGTATTTTCTGAGAAatgacaaacattttcttttctcgCTCTATTCTTTGGTTGAGAAGAGAATACTGCTGCTCCCTCTGTTTATTCATTTTCtgatgtataaaagaaaaagcaagcaaTTAATCTCTAGTAACACTAATATTaaagtcagattaaaaaaaacaaaacagtgctgCGGATATTTGGACACACACACTTGTAAGCACTCTACATTACAGAATTAGAAGGAAATGACGCTTTCACTGCAGTAGGATTCTGTTTCAGGCACAGGTTAACAAAAAACTACCACCAAGATTTCATCCCCTGTACATATTCTAATCTTTTCTCCATTTTCTGCCAGCAGGCCTTACTAGCAAGTTTTCACATTAGCGGTATCCAACCCCTAGCAGTTGGTCATTCAGAGAATGTGCATCTCTTACAGCATTTGTCTTAGAAAGTCCACCCTCTTGTTGCAGAGCTTCATTGGCTGAAACCTTTTGCCCAATTCCCTGCTGCCTACAGTGCCCACCCATTGGCTACTATATTATCATCGTGTCCTGTAGTGACAGAGCCCATAAGATGGAACTACTGTGAACAGAGTTGGGAGCAAGCAAGTTTACTCAAACAGAACAAAGATTAAAGATGGGGGCGAGAGGAGTAATAGCCATTTTCTTAACAAGGAACACTCTGTGTAGGTAATCTATAAGTAGGACTCAAGTATTTTACTTGAATCCATAAAACATGTCTTACCAATGGTAACTTAGGTCATTCTACTGAagaattaaaacagaaatatattttgaattgtaGATCCTCACATACACTTGTAATATCCCCCTCAATTCATAAGGCATGTGTTGTTTCCCTTAGGCCAACTTTGCTGCCTCCCCAACAGATGACCACAGAGGGCACATAAAGCATATCATAGAAATAATGGCAAAATGAATAAACCTTAATAGTCACAGTGGTTTAAAATGTtagctattgcaaaaaaaatttaggacAAATTAACACATTAAAAAGAAGTTCAACAATTATTCAAATAATCTTGAGACCAACAACGGCCATGACACCCTATGCAATCACCCTATTTGCACTGTCCAAAAAAACAGCCCTGTGGACAGGTTTCTATCGCAGACTTGATCCAGGATCTGGTGCCTTCAGTTATTTCTCAATGTTTGCCCATAAACAAGTAGTTTAAAATAAGTCAGTAGCCTAAAGTAGAGAAGGCGAAGAACTAGCAAGTATGCCAAGAAAAATGTTGGTAATTgtagcttttatatttttctttcagtaCAAGATTTCTGTAAACATAGTATTCACCTACAAAGAGAAAATCTTTCAATTTGAAAATTTTGCTTATTggggtataataaaaaataataatggacaTCTAAGCAAATTTATCCCAGTCAGGCCATGTATTGCTTAGACAAATTTCAAAAAACGCAAGTGCTGTATTCTCAGACTCTACATGCCTcaacatgttaaatgttaaaagttcaatacagttagaaaaaaaaagactagtatggaatataaaaaaagataagtaTGGAATGTTTGGAAGgtcaggaaaaagcctcttctctctaaaaagaacatggcagcatggcttaggtttgcaaagttgcatctgaacaaactacTGGAATGTCTGGAACAATGCCCTGCggacagataaaaccaaaatGGAGAAGTTTTGACAAAATTCACAGTGCTAGTCAAACACGGTGGTGAGGAGGTGAAGATTTGGGCTTGTATTTACAGCTACCTGGGCAGTCATTGAGgtgaccatgaactcctctgtataccaaagtacaGAGTTTATTGTAaggccatctgtgcaacagctaaaacTCGGCCAAGAATGGGTCATgaaacaggacaatgatcccaaacacacaagcaaatctactgcagaatggctgaaaaaaagagCCTAGTCAAAATCTTGACCTCAACGCAAACTAAATGTCATGGTGGGACCTTAACAGAGCCGGGCATGaacaaatgcccacaaacctcaatAAACTGAAGAAATATTGTAAAGAAGAGTTGGCCAAAATCCCTCCATGACGACCTTAGAAAATGATGCGAAGATGCAGTGTTTTTCCTACATGGCTTTTCAATTTCTAAAATTAAATGCAAGCAAATTAAGCATATTTCTAGGATTCTTCTTTAGGTGGCAAACATACTTACTTTCATCTGTTTGGAGTTTATACGTCCCTTCACTGTCTGACTGCGTAAAGTTTCTAGTGTAGGTCTGTTGAAAACTCTGTCCACCAATTCAGGGGCTGTGTTTAGATGGGTTGCCAGGTCAAAGTTTCGCACTAAAACACCAACAGAAGCCAGTTAAATGATTAGGATAACAGAAGGCTAAACATGAGCTAGCAAGAATCCACATGAAAAAAATTCCTTGCCTTCTTTCTTGGTGTCCACAAAGaatgtatgtttgttttctgGCTTTCCTTCAGCGTccagcatgtgcagctcagactTTAAACGCTCAATTTTCTGCAAACACATAAATTAGCCCTGTCATTTCCATTTAACTGATAGTCATTGTAACGTTAATAACAATTATCAATGTTACCCATATAA is a genomic window containing:
- the UTP11 gene encoding probable U3 small nucleolar RNA-associated protein 11 yields the protein MSASFRKALKSRQKHHKERSQPGFRRNLGVLEKKKDYKLRADDFRKKRNTLHALRKKALEKNPDEFYYKMTSSKLKDGAHVIKQKSEEVTDEQLKVMRTQDIKYVEMKRVAEAKKIERLKSELHMLDAEGKPENKHTFFVDTKKEVRNFDLATHLNTAPELVDRVFNRPTLETLRSQTVKGRINSKQMKKMNKQREQQYSLLNQRIEREKKMFVISQKIQTRKDLLVRKYPEGVI